A genomic stretch from Zeimonas sediminis includes:
- a CDS encoding TRAP transporter small permease subunit: protein MKILDRWLELSARLARVGVWFGGLLVLASAFLVAFDVIVRKLFVITVGGADELSGYAFAIGTTWALAFTLLQRANVRVDALYIRLPAALCAVLDILALLALGFFIGLLTWQAWAVLQTSLAFDARATTPLQTPLWMPQTLWVAGLVLFAFTWVPLLLRALLALLSGDLATVRRLAGARTIEEDAAAEASHTAHLRARGADSAAGG from the coding sequence GTGAAGATCCTCGATCGCTGGCTCGAACTGTCGGCCCGGCTCGCACGCGTGGGCGTGTGGTTCGGCGGCCTGCTGGTGCTCGCATCGGCCTTCCTGGTGGCGTTCGACGTGATCGTGCGCAAGCTGTTCGTGATCACCGTCGGCGGCGCCGACGAGCTCTCGGGCTACGCCTTCGCGATCGGCACCACCTGGGCGCTGGCCTTCACGCTGCTGCAGCGCGCGAACGTGCGGGTCGACGCGCTGTACATCCGGCTGCCGGCCGCGCTCTGCGCGGTGCTCGACATCCTTGCCCTGCTCGCGCTCGGCTTCTTCATCGGCCTGCTCACCTGGCAGGCCTGGGCGGTGCTGCAGACCTCGCTCGCCTTCGACGCGCGCGCCACGACGCCGCTGCAGACGCCGCTGTGGATGCCGCAGACGCTGTGGGTCGCCGGCCTCGTCCTGTTCGCCTTCACCTGGGTGCCCCTGCTCTTGCGCGCGCTGCTCGCGCTGCTGTCGGGCGACCTGGCCACCGTCAGGCGGCTGGCCGGCGCGCGCACGATCGAGGAGGACGCGGCCGCCGAGGCCTCCCACACCGCGCACCTGCGCGCCCGCGGCGCAGACTCCGCGGCAGGAGGCTGA
- a CDS encoding TRAP transporter substrate-binding protein: protein MKSLARRARLWAVAGAVAAGLAGTAVAQDMPKTSLKVVGAWGQLTQYKNFEQPFWTKELAEKSGGAVTAEITPFNEMGLKGAEIFRLMRLGVIDFGSTVLGYVAADDARNEAVDLAGLSPDVATARKVSDAYKPIYDKFYGERFGIKVLGIWPYSAQVLFCNGEIKSLSDLKGKKVRTGNRTLAEFVEAFGGTGVTLSFSEVVPALQNKVVDCAITGTLSGNSAKWYEVATHIYALPLGWSHVMHAVNLKRWNSLDPKVRAFLEKEIAGLEDRIWKAAAEETEQGYLCNAGKPECTMGTKAKMTVVPVSEADKALLAKALNEVVLPKWAARCQGDCVANWNETIGKVVDLTAKK from the coding sequence ATGAAGAGCCTCGCAAGACGCGCCCGACTCTGGGCAGTGGCCGGCGCAGTGGCGGCCGGCCTGGCCGGCACCGCCGTCGCCCAGGACATGCCGAAGACCTCGCTGAAGGTCGTCGGCGCCTGGGGCCAGCTCACCCAGTACAAGAACTTCGAGCAGCCCTTCTGGACCAAGGAGCTCGCCGAGAAGTCCGGCGGCGCGGTGACCGCCGAGATCACGCCCTTCAACGAGATGGGCCTGAAGGGCGCCGAGATCTTCCGCCTGATGCGGCTGGGCGTCATCGACTTCGGCTCCACCGTGCTCGGCTACGTGGCGGCCGACGACGCGCGCAACGAGGCGGTCGATCTCGCCGGCCTGTCGCCGGACGTGGCCACCGCGCGCAAGGTGTCCGACGCGTACAAGCCGATCTACGACAAGTTCTACGGCGAGCGCTTCGGGATCAAGGTGCTCGGCATCTGGCCGTACTCGGCGCAGGTGCTGTTCTGCAACGGCGAGATCAAGAGTCTCTCCGACCTGAAGGGCAAGAAGGTCCGCACCGGCAACCGCACGCTGGCCGAGTTCGTCGAAGCCTTCGGCGGCACCGGCGTCACGCTGTCGTTCAGCGAGGTGGTGCCGGCGCTGCAGAACAAGGTCGTCGACTGCGCGATCACCGGAACGCTGTCGGGCAACTCGGCCAAGTGGTACGAGGTCGCCACCCACATCTACGCGCTGCCGCTGGGCTGGAGCCACGTGATGCACGCGGTCAACCTGAAGCGCTGGAACAGCCTCGATCCGAAGGTGCGCGCCTTCCTCGAGAAGGAGATCGCTGGCCTAGAGGACCGGATCTGGAAGGCGGCCGCCGAGGAGACCGAGCAGGGCTACCTGTGCAACGCCGGCAAGCCCGAGTGCACGATGGGCACCAAGGCGAAGATGACCGTGGTGCCGGTGTCCGAAGCCGACAAGGCGCTGCTCGCGAAGGCGCTCAACGAGGTGGTGCTGCCCAAGTGGGCCGCGCGCTGCCAGGGCGACTGCGTGGCGAACTGGAACGAGACGATCGGCAAGGTCGTCGACCTGACCGCCAAGAAGTAA
- a CDS encoding TRAP transporter large permease, whose amino-acid sequence MLATTLFLLLALLALALPVAGALGTLGVLLDQIYSQMPLTLALGEVAWSSSKDFLLVAIPMFILLGEILLRAGVAERMYDAMVKWMSWLPGGLMHSNIGACTVFAATSGSSVATAATVGTVALPLVKKYGYNERLFLGTLAAGGTLGILIPPSINLIIYAVLTDTSIPKLYLAGIVPGIGLALVFMAMIVAVCLVRPAWGGRRLSASWAERIASLPHLLPPLGIFLVVVGSIYAGIATPTEAASLGVVAALGLAWAYGRLSLAMLKEVLENSMRTTAMVMLIIVAAYFLNFVISAIGLTAMLTDFISGLGLSKFEMLLAVVVFYLILGCFMETLSMMITTIPIVAPVMVGLGFDPLWFGVVLVILIETALITPPVGLNLFVVQSLRTHGTLNDVMAGSLPFVVAMLVMIALLGFFPGIALWLPGAVG is encoded by the coding sequence ATGCTCGCCACGACGCTCTTCCTGCTCCTCGCGCTGCTGGCGCTGGCTCTGCCAGTGGCCGGCGCGCTCGGCACGCTCGGCGTGCTGCTCGACCAGATCTACTCGCAGATGCCGCTGACGCTGGCGCTGGGCGAGGTCGCCTGGTCCTCGTCGAAGGACTTCCTGCTGGTCGCGATCCCGATGTTCATCCTGCTCGGCGAGATCCTGCTGCGCGCGGGCGTGGCCGAGCGGATGTACGACGCGATGGTCAAGTGGATGTCCTGGCTGCCGGGCGGCCTGATGCACTCGAACATCGGCGCCTGCACCGTGTTCGCGGCCACTTCCGGATCGTCGGTGGCCACCGCGGCCACCGTCGGAACCGTGGCGCTGCCGCTGGTGAAGAAGTACGGCTACAACGAACGGCTCTTCCTGGGCACGCTGGCGGCCGGCGGCACGCTCGGCATCCTGATCCCGCCGTCGATCAACCTGATCATCTACGCGGTGCTGACCGACACCTCGATCCCGAAGCTCTACCTGGCGGGGATCGTTCCTGGCATCGGCCTGGCGCTGGTCTTCATGGCGATGATCGTGGCCGTGTGCCTGGTGCGGCCCGCCTGGGGCGGGCGCAGGCTTTCGGCGAGCTGGGCCGAGCGCATCGCGAGCCTGCCGCACCTGCTGCCGCCGCTGGGCATCTTCCTGGTCGTCGTCGGCTCGATCTACGCAGGCATCGCAACCCCCACCGAGGCCGCCTCGCTCGGCGTCGTCGCCGCGCTCGGGCTCGCCTGGGCCTACGGCAGGCTCTCGCTGGCGATGCTCAAGGAGGTGCTGGAGAACTCGATGCGCACGACCGCGATGGTCATGCTGATCATCGTCGCCGCCTACTTCCTGAACTTCGTCATCTCGGCGATCGGCCTGACCGCGATGCTGACCGACTTCATCTCGGGCCTGGGCCTTTCGAAGTTCGAGATGCTGCTCGCGGTCGTCGTGTTCTACCTGATCCTCGGCTGCTTCATGGAAACGCTGTCGATGATGATCACGACGATCCCGATCGTCGCGCCGGTCATGGTCGGGCTCGGCTTCGACCCGCTGTGGTTCGGCGTCGTGCTGGTGATCCTGATCGAGACCGCGCTGATCACGCCGCCGGTCGGGCTGAACCTGTTCGTCGTGCAGTCGCTGCGCACGCACGGCACGCTGAACGACGTGATGGCCGGCTCGCTGCCTTTCGTGGTGGCGATGCTCGTGATGATCGCGCTGCTCGGCTTCTTCCCGGGCATCGCGCTGTGGCTGCCGGGCGCGGTGGGCTGA
- a CDS encoding LysR family transcriptional regulator encodes MADLRNLETFVWIAHLGSFRAAADKLNATQPAISQRIAMLEEELGVRLFDREPRGVALTTKGLELLPYAERMLQLRADMLEAAREKKSMRGLVRLGVAETLVHTWLSRLIERVHGEYPALTLEIEVDTSPQLRDRLLAHQLDIAFLLGPVGEPRVRNVRLSSYPMAWVANARLDLGSEPVALATLARWPIITYPRSTRPHVAVREMMAGVGVHDLRIYGNASLSTIVRMTLDGIGVSAIPPVVIERELAEKRLRIVRAERDLPDLDFNASFPVKPDSHMAERVVAIAQELAQAERRPGAAGRASGQSGSAAKPAAKRRASRA; translated from the coding sequence ATGGCCGACCTTCGCAACCTCGAAACCTTCGTCTGGATCGCCCACCTCGGCAGCTTCCGCGCGGCAGCCGACAAGCTGAACGCGACCCAGCCGGCGATCTCGCAGCGCATCGCGATGCTCGAGGAGGAGCTCGGCGTGCGGCTGTTCGACCGCGAGCCACGCGGCGTGGCGCTGACCACCAAGGGCCTGGAGCTGCTTCCGTACGCGGAACGCATGCTGCAGCTGCGCGCCGACATGCTCGAGGCCGCGCGCGAGAAGAAGTCGATGCGCGGGCTCGTGCGGCTCGGGGTGGCCGAGACGCTGGTCCACACCTGGCTGTCGCGGCTGATCGAGCGGGTGCACGGCGAGTACCCGGCCCTGACGCTCGAGATCGAGGTCGACACGTCGCCGCAGTTGCGAGACCGCCTGCTCGCCCACCAGCTGGACATCGCCTTCCTGCTCGGGCCGGTCGGCGAGCCGCGGGTGCGCAACGTCCGGCTGTCCAGCTACCCGATGGCGTGGGTCGCCAATGCGCGGCTGGACCTCGGTTCCGAGCCGGTGGCGCTCGCGACCCTCGCGCGCTGGCCGATCATCACCTATCCGCGCAGCACGCGCCCGCACGTGGCGGTGCGGGAGATGATGGCCGGCGTCGGCGTGCACGACCTGAGGATCTACGGCAACGCTTCACTGAGCACGATCGTCCGGATGACGCTCGACGGGATCGGGGTCAGCGCGATTCCGCCGGTCGTCATCGAACGGGAACTCGCCGAAAAGCGCCTGCGCATCGTCAGGGCCGAGCGGGACCTTCCCGATCTCGACTTCAACGCCAGCTTCCCGGTGAAGCCCGACAGCCACATGGCCGAGCGGGTCGTGGCGATCGCCCAGGAGCTGGCACAGGCCGAGCGCCGCCCCGGGGCGGCCGGGCGAGCATCCGGGCAATCGGGCAGTGCGGCGAAGCCTGCCGCGAAGCGACGCGCATCCCGCGCCTGA
- a CDS encoding MBL fold metallo-hydrolase yields MSFPRRQFLRAGLGLTAASALPFAAGCAALPGAGPSGTRVSEGVYRARVGSATITAIADGVAVRPLADGFVRNASLAQVQQALSDAGLPTDKLTIPFTAFVVENEGKRILIDAGNGEFGAPTSGQVVNNLKAAGFAPESFDHVLISHFHGDHINGLRNKAGQLVYPKARIHVPAPEWDFWMSDANMAKAPDAMKGAFQAPRRVFGPIAGQVERFKPGAEVAPGIVSMDAFGHTPGHTAYAVMSGGQTWVFLADFANVAQLFVRNPDWAVMFDMNAEMARQTRRRLLEQAIAQDWLVSGYHMPFPAIGRIARRGAGYDFLPMG; encoded by the coding sequence CCGCCGGCTGCGCGGCGCTTCCCGGTGCCGGCCCCTCGGGCACCCGCGTTTCCGAGGGCGTGTATCGCGCCCGCGTGGGCAGCGCCACGATCACCGCGATCGCCGACGGCGTCGCGGTGCGGCCGCTGGCCGACGGCTTCGTGCGCAACGCGTCGCTGGCGCAGGTCCAGCAGGCGCTGAGCGATGCCGGGCTGCCGACCGACAAGCTCACGATCCCCTTCACCGCCTTCGTCGTCGAGAACGAGGGCAAGCGGATCCTGATCGACGCCGGCAACGGCGAGTTCGGCGCCCCGACCAGCGGCCAGGTCGTGAACAACCTGAAGGCGGCCGGATTCGCGCCGGAGTCGTTCGACCACGTCCTGATCTCGCACTTCCACGGCGACCACATCAACGGCCTGCGCAACAAGGCCGGGCAGCTCGTCTACCCGAAGGCGCGGATCCACGTGCCGGCGCCCGAATGGGACTTCTGGATGAGCGACGCGAACATGGCCAAGGCGCCCGACGCGATGAAGGGCGCCTTCCAGGCGCCGCGCCGGGTGTTCGGGCCGATCGCCGGCCAGGTCGAGCGCTTCAAGCCCGGCGCCGAGGTCGCCCCGGGCATCGTGTCGATGGACGCCTTCGGCCACACCCCGGGCCACACCGCCTACGCGGTCATGTCCGGCGGCCAGACCTGGGTCTTCCTCGCCGACTTCGCGAACGTCGCGCAGCTGTTCGTGCGCAACCCCGACTGGGCGGTGATGTTCGACATGAACGCCGAGATGGCCCGCCAGACCCGCCGCCGCCTGCTCGAGCAGGCGATCGCGCAGGACTGGCTGGTCTCCGGCTATCACATGCCGTTCCCGGCGATCGGGCGCATCGCGCGCCGGGGCGCCGGCTACGACTTCCTGCCGATGGGCTGA
- a CDS encoding DUF2848 domain-containing protein, whose protein sequence is MLTFERIWQDRRDRIAVQIDQLIVAGWTARDDAAVQHHIEELGALGIPGPSTYPLFYRLGVTQLTQVEHLQVLGPDTSGEVEPVLVSMADGLWVTLGSDHTDRKAEAMGVALSKQLCSKVLGTQLWRFDEVAPHWDRMVLRAWATIDGKRVLYQEGAAAAIRSPQDLMTRCTGQAGLPPGTLMFCGTLNSIGGVRPGSRFEMELEDPVLGRKLVHAYDVEALPVVS, encoded by the coding sequence TTGCTGACCTTCGAACGCATCTGGCAGGACCGCCGCGACCGCATCGCGGTCCAGATCGACCAGCTGATCGTGGCGGGCTGGACCGCGCGCGACGACGCCGCGGTCCAGCATCACATCGAGGAGCTGGGCGCCCTGGGGATCCCGGGCCCGTCCACCTATCCGCTGTTCTATCGGCTCGGCGTCACGCAGCTCACGCAGGTCGAGCACCTGCAGGTGCTGGGCCCCGACACCTCGGGCGAGGTCGAGCCGGTGCTGGTGTCGATGGCCGACGGCCTGTGGGTCACGCTGGGCTCGGACCACACCGATCGCAAGGCCGAGGCGATGGGCGTGGCGCTGTCCAAGCAGCTGTGTTCGAAGGTGCTCGGCACGCAGCTGTGGCGCTTCGACGAGGTCGCGCCGCACTGGGACCGGATGGTGCTGCGCGCCTGGGCCACGATCGACGGCAAGCGGGTGCTCTACCAGGAAGGCGCCGCCGCGGCGATCCGCAGCCCGCAGGACCTGATGACGCGCTGCACCGGCCAGGCCGGCCTGCCACCCGGCACGCTGATGTTCTGCGGCACGCTGAACTCGATCGGCGGCGTGCGGCCCGGCAGCCGCTTCGAGATGGAGCTCGAGGACCCGGTGCTCGGCCGCAAGCTGGTCCACGCCTACGACGTCGAGGCGCTGCCGGTCGTCAGTTGA
- a CDS encoding DUF2784 domain-containing protein — protein MAARLAADALVLLHLAFILFVVLGGLLVAWRPRLAWLHLPAAAWGAWIEAAGAICPLTPWENRLRAMAGDAGYPGGFIEHYLIPLVYPGDLTAQHQRWLALGVVLLNLAIYASAVLPALQRRRRNRIG, from the coding sequence ATGGCCGCCCGCCTGGCCGCCGACGCGCTGGTGCTGCTGCACCTGGCGTTCATCCTGTTCGTGGTGCTGGGCGGCCTGCTGGTCGCCTGGCGGCCACGGCTGGCGTGGCTGCACCTGCCGGCCGCTGCCTGGGGCGCCTGGATCGAAGCCGCCGGCGCGATCTGCCCTCTCACCCCCTGGGAGAACCGGCTCCGGGCAATGGCCGGCGATGCCGGCTACCCGGGCGGCTTCATCGAGCACTACCTGATCCCGCTGGTCTACCCCGGCGACCTCACGGCCCAGCACCAGCGTTGGCTGGCGCTGGGCGTCGTGCTGCTGAACCTGGCGATCTACGCGAGCGCGGTGCTGCCGGCGCTCCAGCGGCGCCGGCGCAACCGGATCGGTTGA
- a CDS encoding putative hydro-lyase — MNAVNEKAMPRVYASGLQARQAVRRGEHRAPTAGIAPGFVQGNLAILPKSLADDFFRFCQFNPKPCPLLAASEPGDPRLPALGEDLDIRTDIPRYRIWRKGELVDEVPDLMGVWRDDLVAFVIGCSFSFEEALVEDGIRLRHIEQGTNVPMWRTSIETRPAGPFHGPLVVSMRPLRPADAIRAIQITSRFPAVHGAPVHVGKPEMIGISDLSRPDYGDAVEVKDDELPVFWACGVTPQSVIAAAKPEFSITHAPGYMLVTDLKNSRLSVF; from the coding sequence ATGAACGCAGTCAACGAGAAGGCCATGCCGCGGGTGTACGCGAGCGGGCTGCAGGCGCGCCAGGCGGTGCGCCGCGGCGAGCATCGCGCGCCGACCGCCGGCATCGCGCCGGGCTTCGTGCAGGGCAACCTGGCGATCCTTCCCAAGTCGCTCGCCGACGACTTCTTCCGCTTCTGCCAGTTCAACCCCAAGCCCTGTCCGCTGCTCGCGGCCTCCGAGCCGGGCGATCCGCGCCTGCCCGCGCTCGGCGAGGACCTCGACATCCGCACCGACATCCCCAGGTACCGCATCTGGCGCAAGGGCGAGCTGGTCGACGAAGTGCCCGACCTGATGGGCGTGTGGCGCGACGACCTGGTCGCCTTCGTGATCGGTTGCTCGTTCTCGTTCGAGGAGGCGCTGGTCGAGGACGGCATCCGGCTGAGGCACATCGAGCAAGGCACCAACGTGCCGATGTGGCGCACCAGCATCGAGACCCGGCCCGCCGGGCCGTTCCATGGTCCGCTGGTGGTGTCGATGCGTCCGCTGCGGCCGGCCGACGCGATCCGCGCGATCCAGATCACCTCGCGCTTCCCGGCGGTTCACGGCGCGCCGGTGCACGTGGGCAAGCCGGAGATGATCGGCATCTCCGACCTGTCCAGGCCCGACTACGGCGACGCGGTCGAGGTGAAGGACGACGAGCTGCCGGTGTTCTGGGCCTGCGGCGTCACGCCGCAGTCGGTGATCGCGGCGGCGAAGCCCGAGTTCAGCATCACGCACGCGCCCGGCTACATGCTGGTCACCGACCTGAAGAACAGCCGCCTGTCGGTGTTCTGA